From Rutidosis leptorrhynchoides isolate AG116_Rl617_1_P2 chromosome 3, CSIRO_AGI_Rlap_v1, whole genome shotgun sequence, a single genomic window includes:
- the LOC139900465 gene encoding 2-oxoglutarate and iron-dependent oxygenase domain-containing protein CP2-like produces the protein MNKFGAVLDDFGLEGTLDKLMEDFIRHISKIFFPDVGGYSLDSHHGFVVEYGMDRDVELGFHVDDSEVTLNVCLGKQFTGGELFFRGVRCEKHVNGETYSFSCIPLLKSIVVWLQRANSCSSPSSRVAILQNGQFRLIKPLYRELYTMNPSMFFVPSFLKAFNANDKDRDKSIKSIMSEPTPGVYTCDMLQPRFCEMLLSEVENFEKWVHETKFRIMRPNTMNKFGAVLDDFGLEGTLDKLMEDFIRHISKIFFPDVGGYSLDSHHGFVVEYGMDRDVELGFHVDDSEVTLNVCLGKQFTGGELFFRGVRCEKHVNGETYPEVSEYIL, from the exons ATGAATAAGTTTGGTGCTGTTCTTGATGACTTTGGCTTGGAAGGCACACTTGACAAGTTGATGGAAGATTTCATACGCCACATCTCAAAAA TTTTCTTTCCTGATGTTGGAGGATATTCTCTTGATTCCCATCATGGATTTGTGGTTGAGTATGGAATGGATAGAGATGTTGAACTTG GTTTTCATGTGGATGATTCGGAAGTTACCCTGAATGTATGTTTGGGCAAACAGTTTACTGGTGGGGAGTTGTTTTTCAGAGGGGTGCGATGTGAAAAACACGTGAATGGTGAAACATATAGTTTCTCGTGCATCCCTTTGCTTAAGAGCATCGTAGTTTGGCTACAAAGGGCCAATAGTTGCAGTAGTCCATCAAGTAGAGTTGCAATTTTGCAAAATGGGCAGTTCAGATTGATCAAG CCTCTGTACAGGGAACTTTATACAATGAATCCTTCAATGTTTTTCGTGCCATCATTCTTGAAGGCATTCAATGCTAATGATAAGGACAGAGATAAAAGTATTAAAAGCATAATGTCTGAACCCACTCCAGGAGTATACACATGTGATATGCTACAGCCGCGTTTTTGTGAAATGTTGCTAAGTGAG GTAGAAAATTTTGAAAAGTGGGTCCATGAAACGAAATTCAGAATCATGCGACCAAACACAATGAATAAGTTTGGTGCTGTTCTTGATGACTTTGGCTTGGAAGGCACACTTGACAAGTTGATGGAAGATTTCATACGCCACATCTCAAAAA TTTTCTTTCCTGATGTTGGAGGATATTCTCTTGATTCCCATCATGGATTTGTGGTTGAGTATGGAATGGATAGAGATGTTGAACTTG GTTTTCATGTGGATGATTCGGAAGTTACCCTGAATGTATGTTTGGGCAAACAGTTTACTGGTGGGGAGTTGTTTTTCAGAGGGGTGCGATGTGAAAAACACGTGAATGGTGAAACATATCCCGAGGTAAGTGAATATATATTGTGA
- the LOC139900467 gene encoding putative lipid phosphate phosphatase 3, chloroplastic — MRFQILRNMFQGHQGRVDEDLFYVQSHGRQVARIHMHDWLILLLLVFIEIGLNIIHPFYRFVGEDMMTDLKYPMKDNTVPIWAVPIYSVLLPLLVFLSVYFKRRDVYDLHHAVLGLLYSVLLTGVLTDAIKDATGRPRPDFFWRCFPDGIDKFDHWGNVVCHGIDSEIREGHKSFPSGHSSWSFAGLGFLSLYLAGKIKAFDRSGHVAKLCIVFLPLLMASLVAVSRVDDYWHHWQDVFAGGILGLTVTTFCYLQFFPAPYHTEGWGPYAYFRALEETRSNRRVNHPGGEVGIQSDQELEAGKLQ; from the exons ATGAGGTTTCAGATCCTTCGGAATATGTTTCAG GGACATCAGGGGAGAGTAGATGAGGATTTGTTCTACGTGCAATCTCATGGAAGACAGGTGGCTAGAATTCACATGCATGATTGGCTTATATTGTTGCTGCTCGTCTTCATTGAAATTGGTCTAAATATCATACACCCGTTTTATCGCTTTGTGGGCGAAGATATGATGACTGACCTTAAATATCCAATGAAGGATAACACCGTTCCCATTTGGGCAGTTCCC atttactctgtattattgccTCTTCTTGTTTTTCTGTCTGTCTATTTTAAAAGGCGAGATGTTTATGATCTGCACCATGCAGTCTTAG GTCTCTTATATTCAGTATTGTTAACCGGCGTATTGACGGATGCTATAAAGGATGCAACTGGACGACCTCGGCCTGATTTCTTTTGGCGTTGCTTTCCCGATGGAATTGAT AAATTTGATCATTGGGGCAATGTTGTATGTCATGGTATCGATAGTGAAATTCGAGAAGGCCATAAGAGTTTCCCAAGTGGTCATTCTTCAT GGTCATTTGCAGGACTTGGTTTTTTGTCACTATACCTAGCTGGGAAAATTAAAGCGTTTGATCGTAGTGGTCATGTTGCAAAACTTTGCATTGTTTTCCTTCCACTTCTGATGGCTTCTCTTGTAGCCGTTTCTCGAGTTGATGACTACTGGCACCATTGGCAAGATGTATTTGCTGGTGGCATTTTAG GTCTTACTGTCACCACATTTTGCTATTTGCAGTTCTTTCCAGCCCCATATCACACTGAAG GGTGGGGTCCATATGCTTATTTCCGGGCTCTTGAAGAGACGCGTTCTAACCGAAGGGTGAATCATCCCGGAGGTGAAGTTGG CATCCAATCAGACCAAGAACTGGAAGCAGGCAAGTTGCAATAA